Proteins encoded within one genomic window of Lagenorhynchus albirostris chromosome 9, mLagAlb1.1, whole genome shotgun sequence:
- the LOC132525355 gene encoding EP300-interacting inhibitor of differentiation 1-like, with protein sequence MSEMNELSELYEESNDLQMDVMPGESDLPQMEVGGGSREPSLNPSRAGAQPQLEEEGPMEEEAAQPMAEPLGQRGLASRPGPGEQPGQIAGPDFESEDEGEEFDDWEDDYDYPEEEQLSGAGYRVSAALEEANKMFLRTSRAREAALDGGFQMHYEKTPFDQFAFIEELFSLMVVNRLTEELGCDEIIDRE encoded by the coding sequence ATGTCTGAAATGAACGAGCTGTCCGAGCTCTATGAGGAAAGCAATGACCTGCAGATGGATGTGATGCCTGGCGAGAGTGACCTTCCGCAGATGGAGGTAGGCGGCGGGAGCCGGGAGCCATCCCTGAACCCCTCCCGCGCCGGGGCCCAGCCACAGCTGGAGGAGGAAGGCCCGATGGAGGAGGAGGCCGCCCAGCCAATGGCGGAGCCGCTGGGGCAGCGAGGCCTCGCTAGCCGGCCCGGCCCTGGGGAGCAGCCAGGCCAGATCGCGGGCCCTGATTTCGAGAGCGAGGACGAGGGCGAGGAATTCGATGACTGGGAGGACGACTACGACTATCCGGAAGAGGAGCAGCTGAGTGGTGCAGGCTACAGAGTATCAGCGGCCCTTGAAGAAGCCAACAAGATGTTTTTGAGAACCTCCAGAGCAAGAGAAGCAGCTCTGGATGGCGGGTTTCAGATGCATTATGAGAAGACCCCGTTTGATCAGTTTGCTTTTATCGAAGAGCTTTTTTCACTCATGGTTGTCAATCGTCTGACCGAAGAGCTCGGCTGTGATGAGATTATTGATAGAGAGTAG